The DNA window TTGTGAAATCTCCATTCTATTTGCGAAACTGCaacaaaacagatttcaaaTCTAAACCTCATTAGACAAGTTCCCAATAAGCAATTTTGAATGAGTCAGATTTTCGAAGATTGATTTCACTGTTTGGTTTCATACTAATTTGGTGAATGAAGGTCAACATCAGTACATTTTTAAGATTAATGCTCCTTTATTGTTGCTCTCATAACATTGATCAAAGTTTTCACAAGTATTAAAATGACAATATTTGGTAGCAAAAATAGCAACTTAACTTTCCCCTTAACCGTCCAATCTGAAACTCACTGCCGTACCTTCATTTTCATCTCAATTTTCCTGACATAATTTCCCCTGAGCAATGAGCAGTGACTGAGAAGAGGATGACAGTAAAACTAAGCCGTAATGAACGACCCCTGTCCTGAACGGAGGCAGCTCAGGTTCAGCCACAGCTCCTACTGTCAAACACTGAAAACTATACCTCAGGGAAGAACTGCTGCACGGTTTGTACTCAGTATATTACAAGGAATGGACAAATAGCACATGACCACAACTTGATCTCCATAGagcattatttcagttttttagtatattatatttctattcatacttttattcttattatatttTCCCCTTCGTGTCTACTTTCTCATGCCGCTGGGTCATTATGTGAATATCCTCTGAGGATAAATAAAGGTGCATCTTATTTTGACAGCGCCTGTGCAGCCAAGTATGTTAACTAATGTTGTTGGGCGCCGTGTCCGGGCGATAAACTGTTTTTCACGTGGAGAAAAACCAAAGACTTTCACTGTGTTGCGTAAAGCCATTACTGTGTGATCTTTTTCACTAAACTGAAATACAACAGAACCTTGGATATTACCGACGATCCATGAACGAGAAGCGAAGGGAGCGGTGCCTGTGGTTAGAATTcttcttattttaaaaaaaaatgccccggattattggagataaacacttgtttttaataatttaactgATTAACAGTTCCGCATTACTCACGGTCAGAGATTAGACTCACTCCCTAAAGTTACACAGAGCAAGAACGACCATTTAGGGTGTAGATTGGTAGTCATTATTCATTTTCCAAGTCACTGAACcaatagtttaattttaaaGTTAATATTTGAAGGTATTAAGTTGACTATTGTTGCTCTTACTTATCTATGTTGTCTTTGTTCCTCCAGAGCTCCTACAGCAGCATGTctgtaaggaggaggaggttctcaCTGACCAGCTGCTCTGTCACCAGGAGAGGAACTccagtctggaccaagaggaacaagaacctccacagattaaagaggaacaggaggaaatgtgcaccagtcaggagggagagcagctcgTACTGAAGCAGGAGACTGAAACCTGCATGTTGACTCCTCATGGTGAGGAAAGtgaccacagagaaccagacggtgagcaccagctcctctctcacaaCTCTCCTGTAGCTGAGAGCCAAGAtcagaacagaagaaaacatgtggattcaggatcaacaggaaatgaagaacCAAACCCACAGAACAGTTTTCATGAAAACAGGAGTCACAGTAGCAATGTGGACAACTCTCCCAAATCAGAGATTAACTCTCATACTCACACAGGTAAAAGGATTTTCAAATGTGACACTTGTAGAAAAACGTATGTTTCTAAGTATAAATTGAAGATTCACTTGAGAACtcacacaggtgagaagccatttccgtgcaaaatatgtcagaaacGTTTTGTGAAAAGTGGTAATTTGAAAGTCCACATGAGaattcacactggtgagaagccataTTCTTGCCAAACATGTGGGGAAAGTTTTGGACGTCGTTATGAACTGATAGTCCACATGAGAAAACACACGGGTGAAAACCCTCATTTATGCAAAATATGCACGAAAGAATTTGTAAGGAGTTGTCATTTGAAGGTTCATATGAGaattcacactggtgagaagccataTTCTTGTCAAACATGTGGGAAAGGGTTTGGACGTAGTGATTATTTGAAAATCCACCTGAGTactcacactggtgagaagccattttcgtgcaaaatatgtcagaaagGTTTTGTAAGGAGTTGTGATTTGAAAGTACATCTGAGAACccacacaggtgagaagccattttcgtgcaaaatatgtcagaaagGTTTTGTAAGGAGTTGTGATTTGAAAGTACATCTGAGAACccacacaggtgagaaaccCTTTTCGtgcaaaatatgtcagaaaaaTTTTGTGAATAGTGCTCGTTTGAAAGTCCACATGAGAATGCACAATGGTGAGAAGCCATATTGTTGCCAAATATGTGGTAAATGTTTTGCAAGTAGTCGCTATTTGACAAATCATGTGAGTCGccacactggtgagaagccattttcgtgcaaaatatgtcagaaacGTTTCGTGAAAAGTTGTGATTTGAAAGTTCATACGACCCAGGAGACTGAAACCTGCATGTTGACTCCTCATGGTGAGGAAAGtgaccacagagaaccagacggtgagcaccagctcctctctcacaaCTCTCCTGTAGCTGAGAGCCAAGAtcagaacagaagaaaacatgtggattcaggatcaacaggaaatgaagaacCAAACCCACAGAAAAGTTTTCATGAAAACAGGTGTCACAGTGGCAATGTGGACAACTCTCCCAAATCAGAGATTAACTCTATTACTCACACAGGTAAAAAGTCTTTCAAATGTGACACTTGTGGAAAAACATGTCCGTCTAAGTCTACGTTGAAGATTCACCTGAGAACtcacacaggtgagaagccaTTTTTATGTCAAACATGTGGAAGAGCATTCAGTGTCATGTCCACATTAAAAACGCATATGACAACtcacacaggtgagaagccaCTTTCGtgcaaaatatgtcagaaacaTATTTTGAAAAGTGGTCATTTGAAAGTCCACATGAGAactcacactggtgagaagccataTTCTTGCCTAATATGCAAGAAAGGATTTGGACGTAGTTGTGATTTGAAAGCCCATGTGATaattcacactggtgagaagcctTTTTTGTGCAAAATTTGTCATAAAGGTTTTGTGAGAGCTGGTGATTTGAAAGTCCATGTGAGGTTTCACACTGGTGAAAAGCCTTATTCGtgcaaaatatgtcagaaagGTTTTGTAAATAGTGGTCAATTGAAAATCCATGTTAGaattcacactggtgagaagccataTTCTTGCCAAACATGTGGTAAATGTTTTGTCACTACAGGTAATTTGAAAGTCCACATGAGGATCCACAGGTGAGAAGCTATTTTCTTGCCAAAGATGTGGGGAAAGTTTTTCACATTGTGATGCATTGAATGTTCACATGAGAACTCAGACTGGGGAGGAGCCTGCAACACGTGATAAAAGCTTCTCTTAGTTTACAcacatgaaaatgtattcaaagttttatacaggtaaaaatatgtgtgtttacaaaacaaGGATGTATATAGGTTTAGTGTTGTTGAAGATGATAAATGATCGGAGGCTGTCCAGCCATCCTGCAACTACGGTCTTTAACGAACATGTCCTTTTATTCACTGTATTCTTTTTTCTTACATCAAAttgatatcatttttattatttcagtctgcagaggaaaacaaactcaTGTAGTAGATGTTCTATGCTGCTTTATGACATTTGCCAcataaattaacttttattttaataactaGAATTTTTCTGTCAATGGCTTATCGATAGACTGATGTTCGTAATTCATGGATTAAATAATGAGGATAATTATGAGCACCATCAGTCTAAAGGctcatttatataatttttaccAATGAGAATAGATATGTCTATTTTAAGCTCTGTATTAATCACTGACAACAAACTACCATGTGTTCTGAACATTGACACAGCTACATACAAACATGGAAACAATGAAGGAGGTCTTTATAACGTACCCTCAGAATTAACATTATCCAACAATTTACCCTAAAATTACAGCTTCAAAATCATGTGATCTGGTTTCATTGAAACTTTGAACAtcaatgtatatttttttgtcttttgtcacaATGTTAACTCAACGTAGCATCGTAAATAAAGGAATGTAcgatttctcttctctttctcacatTTGAAAGGCTTCTGTCATTAtaggttgttcttatcacacggATGATGGTTCATTTTTCCATTaagttttaatttgatatttgatgaaaaaatacGTTgcaacgtcatgattgacagcagagactgactGATGATTGGTTGAGTTTATGTTTTGGCAGCAGAGCTGATCAGCAGGATCTCAACACTGAGGCTCCACACCACGATCACTACTgctcagactctgactccaaatCACATAGAAAGACCAAAATGACATCAATTGCATCCAACATATTTTACCTCCCTTTGtgtaaaagaggagagaagacttctgtcatccatctttatttacggtGTGTGATACCGACATTAATAGACATGTACAGTATGATGACTGGTCTATGTCATGTTGAATTCTGTCACTATGATTTATCTCTGTATTACAACTAATAGAAACTTATTGTAATCAAACATTGGTGTGAATGTACATAGGCAGGTTCCCACATCTGTCGGAGGGGGCTCTATAACCATTTGAGCTATGAAGAAAACAAGTTGACCCTGTGTCTGTCGGACCTTCGCAGTGTGGCACccaccggaagtaaacaaagacagCACCGTCACCGGCAGTATCAGCTAGCTTcctgttagcagttagctggAAGACGGTAGTGTGGTCGTGTCTCGGGTAAATATTCCAGTAGTGGACGGAGCAGTGATGTCTTCGGTTCAGTATTTGAGAGAGTTTATCAGCGAGCGactaacagctgctgctgaagagatATTCACAGTCTTTGAAAAAACCATCGTCCAGTACGAAGAAGAGGTGGATCGTCAGCGCAGACTGCTGGAGAGCGTTTTGAAACCTGAAATAAAGCTGCACAGGATCGGTCAGTACAACCAGAGTGTGGCTGACATTGgacttgtttctctgtgtttgctgtgtttgt is part of the Limanda limanda chromosome 18, fLimLim1.1, whole genome shotgun sequence genome and encodes:
- the LOC133024169 gene encoding zinc finger protein 431-like, giving the protein MEAHRIELLQQHVCKEEEVLTDQLLCHQERNSSLDQEEQEPPQIKEEQEEMCTSQEGEQLVLKQETETCMLTPHGEESDHREPDGEHQLLSHNSPVAESQDQNRRKHVDSGSTGNEEPNPQNSFHENRSHSSNVDNSPKSEINSHTHTGKRIFKCDTCRKTYVSKYKLKIHLRTHTGEKPFPCKICQKRFVKSGNLKVHMRIHTGEKPYSCQTCGESFGRRYELIVHMRKHTGENPHLCKICTKEFVRSCHLKVHMRIHTGEKPYSCQTCGKGFGRSDYLKIHLSTHTGEKPFSCKICQKGFVRSCDLKVHLRTHTGEKPFSCKICQKGFVRSCDLKVHLRTHTGEKPFSCKICQKNFVNSARLKVHMRMHNGEKPYCCQICGKCFASSRYLTNHVSRHTGEKPFSCKICQKRFVKSCDLKVHTTQETETCMLTPHGEESDHREPDGEHQLLSHNSPVAESQDQNRRKHVDSGSTGNEEPNPQKSFHENRCHSGNVDNSPKSEINSITHTGKKSFKCDTCGKTCPSKSTLKIHLRTHTGEKPFLCQTCGRAFSVMSTLKTHMTTHTGEKPLSCKICQKHILKSGHLKVHMRTHTGEKPYSCLICKKGFGRSCDLKAHVIIHTGEKPFLCKICHKGFVRAGDLKVHVRFHTGEKPYSCKICQKGFVNSGQLKIHVRIHTGEKPYSCQTCGKCFVTTGNLKVHMRIHR